A stretch of Rhipicephalus sanguineus isolate Rsan-2018 unplaced genomic scaffold, BIME_Rsan_1.4 Seq28, whole genome shotgun sequence DNA encodes these proteins:
- the LOC119376924 gene encoding serine/threonine-protein kinase SMG1, which yields MDPGEDLSFSERASELVRTLLAPDATPSESAQKALSELIDMVPRVYDGLTELANAQDGLDQPKNPTVSKSVEQTPDRKVTKDPRTGKALQERNSYAVGVWRRVKMKLDGRDPDSNKRSSVAEQVDYIISEATRLENLALLYEGWTPWV from the exons TTCTCTGAGCGTGCATCTGAACTGGTGAGGACATTGCTGGCGCCTGATGCAACGCCCAGTGAGAGTGCCCAGAAGGCGCTCTCGGAGCTGATCGACATGGTACCTCGTGTCTACGATGGGCTCACGGAGCTCGCCAACGCTCAGG ATGGCCTTGACCAGCCAAAGAACCCGACTGTTAGCAAGAGTGTCGAGCAGACACCCGACCGGAAAGTGACCAAGGACCCGAGAACAGGAAAAG CTTTGCAAGAACGCAACAGCTACGCGGTGggagtgtggcggagggtgaagATGAAGTTGGACGGTCGTGACCCTGACAGCAACAAGCGCTCCAGCGTCGCCGAGCAG GTGGATTACATCATCAGCGAGGCTACTCGCCTGGAGAACTTGGCACTGCTGTACGAAGGCTGGACGCCTTGGGTGTGA